One genomic window of Haloferax mediterranei ATCC 33500 includes the following:
- a CDS encoding spondin domain-containing protein, with product MTDTNPSTTRRTVLGLTGAGALTALAGCLGDVMIPGQSSNGGDQSARTYRVTVANLTTGQPFTPPAVVAHRASVELFAVGDPASDAIKELAENGNLDPLSELAESTTDIRTLSAAETPLVPPELPASEMFPAAATLELETDASGMYLSFVSMLIGTNDGFTGLDTVPLPERVNESRSYFASSYDAGTEMNTEAYGDMVPPAQALYGIDSGTEGAGMSNPDLAEDGVITPHGGIVGDGDLDPAVYGWDDPAALVQVERIE from the coding sequence ATGACCGATACGAACCCTTCAACGACACGACGAACCGTCCTCGGCCTGACCGGTGCGGGTGCACTGACTGCACTTGCCGGGTGCCTCGGCGACGTAATGATTCCCGGGCAGTCCAGTAACGGCGGTGACCAGTCCGCACGAACCTACCGCGTGACTGTGGCAAATCTCACTACCGGCCAACCGTTCACCCCACCGGCAGTGGTCGCACACCGCGCCAGCGTCGAACTGTTTGCCGTCGGAGACCCAGCCAGCGACGCCATCAAAGAACTCGCCGAAAACGGGAACCTCGACCCGTTAAGCGAACTCGCCGAGAGCACAACGGATATTCGTACCCTCTCCGCGGCCGAGACGCCGCTCGTCCCTCCTGAACTCCCGGCGAGTGAGATGTTCCCCGCCGCAGCCACCCTCGAACTGGAAACCGACGCCAGCGGGATGTATCTCTCGTTCGTGAGCATGCTCATCGGGACGAACGATGGCTTCACCGGTCTCGACACCGTCCCGCTCCCCGAGCGCGTGAACGAGTCGCGGTCGTACTTCGCGTCGAGTTACGACGCTGGAACGGAGATGAACACCGAAGCGTACGGTGACATGGTTCCACCAGCACAGGCACTCTACGGCATCGACTCGGGGACCGAAGGAGCCGGAATGAGCAACCCGGACCTCGCCGAAGATGGCGTCATCACACCCCACGGCGGTATCGTCGGCGACGGCGACCTCGACCCCGCGGTCTACGGCTGGGATGACCCCGCCGCGCTGGTCCAAGTCGAGCGAATCGAGTGA
- a CDS encoding DUF5694 domain-containing protein: MLRPRATARKTPAWPTPTPEQVEVVLFGTYHMDDPGLDEVNVSADDVLTDGRQRELDSLVSNLERIGPDFVAVERPASQAEAVNDLYVRYRDGEATYDEEHAFEPRHPERDDARMACRSEVIQIGFRLADRLGHDRVVPVDVPEQLGTGPDFEELEERGYEPTPKIDIPRIDHDELQQSLDDRLADSTITAYHRYLNEAAALHYNDGMFDEFLRYGDQDNYAGPDALSRWYRRNLRMIHNIWRAVDEDTNRVCFVVGSGHVHILRQLLTEFPQFCPVSPLPYLPRGE, from the coding sequence ATGCTCAGACCGAGGGCAACCGCGCGGAAGACGCCGGCGTGGCCAACCCCGACTCCGGAACAGGTCGAAGTCGTCCTTTTCGGGACGTACCACATGGACGACCCCGGCTTAGACGAGGTGAACGTCAGCGCCGACGATGTTCTCACCGACGGCCGCCAGCGTGAACTGGACTCACTCGTCTCGAACCTCGAACGCATAGGCCCGGACTTCGTCGCTGTCGAACGCCCCGCATCGCAGGCCGAGGCCGTGAACGACCTGTACGTGCGCTATCGAGATGGTGAGGCCACCTACGACGAGGAACACGCATTCGAACCGCGGCATCCGGAACGGGACGATGCCCGGATGGCGTGCCGAAGCGAGGTCATCCAAATCGGGTTCCGACTTGCCGACCGCCTCGGGCACGACCGTGTCGTTCCCGTTGACGTTCCGGAACAACTCGGGACAGGTCCCGACTTCGAGGAACTCGAAGAGCGGGGGTACGAACCGACTCCGAAGATAGATATCCCGCGAATCGACCACGACGAACTCCAGCAGTCGCTCGACGACCGTCTCGCGGACTCGACCATCACAGCGTACCACCGATATCTAAACGAAGCGGCTGCACTCCACTACAACGATGGGATGTTCGACGAGTTCCTCCGATACGGCGACCAAGACAACTACGCTGGTCCCGATGCCCTTTCGAGATGGTACCGGCGGAACCTCCGGATGATTCACAACATCTGGCGGGCCGTGGACGAAGACACTAACCGTGTTTGCTTCGTCGTCGGCTCCGGACACGTCCATATTCTCCGGCAACTCCTCACCGAGTTCCCGCAGTTCTGCCCCGTGAGTCCGCTTCCGTATCTGCCCCGTGGTGAGTAA
- a CDS encoding DUF7351 domain-containing protein, which yields MTGHDWEENVPEEAFSILGHEVRLDILRAFFDTYEPLDPDSLSEVKDKRHLSYSELMAAVDMQDSGKFNYHLEKLRGVYVENVGDKYAPTAGAVAIYRAVVANRPTEQLPSDFDIEAPCPNCESKLRGQYEQEYLTIDCPECDVFWGLTYAFPKNGIVAQQDEDISQPLYDRAMYHVGLARTGQCPSCAGAISSRIPQDRLDGEQTPTAEMSCKTCSWLATVDIVSALQFEPRVASALLELGVSPATSSNMQATESLLPHVRGWVQSDEPFRAAVDVEFEGSVATLVVDDDLTVHTVEVE from the coding sequence ATGACTGGTCACGATTGGGAGGAGAACGTCCCCGAGGAAGCATTCTCGATTTTGGGTCACGAGGTGCGACTCGACATCTTGCGGGCGTTCTTCGACACCTACGAACCGTTGGACCCGGACTCACTTTCTGAAGTGAAAGACAAACGCCATCTGTCGTACTCGGAACTGATGGCGGCGGTCGACATGCAGGACAGCGGGAAGTTCAACTATCACTTAGAGAAGCTTCGCGGCGTCTACGTGGAGAACGTCGGCGACAAGTACGCCCCGACAGCCGGTGCCGTCGCGATCTACCGAGCCGTCGTCGCGAATCGGCCGACAGAGCAACTACCTAGTGATTTCGACATCGAAGCGCCGTGTCCGAATTGCGAGTCGAAGTTACGCGGCCAGTACGAACAGGAGTACCTCACCATCGACTGTCCGGAGTGTGACGTATTCTGGGGGTTGACGTACGCGTTCCCGAAGAACGGGATCGTCGCCCAACAAGACGAAGACATTTCTCAGCCGCTCTACGACCGGGCTATGTATCACGTCGGACTGGCGCGGACGGGACAGTGCCCGTCGTGTGCAGGCGCGATATCGTCTCGCATACCGCAGGACCGACTCGACGGCGAACAAACGCCGACAGCTGAGATGTCCTGTAAGACGTGTTCGTGGCTCGCAACTGTCGATATCGTGAGCGCACTCCAGTTCGAGCCACGAGTAGCGAGCGCATTACTCGAACTGGGCGTGTCGCCCGCCACCTCGAGCAACATGCAGGCGACGGAGAGTCTGCTCCCCCATGTGCGTGGTTGGGTCCAGTCGGACGAACCCTTCCGCGCCGCCGTCGACGTCGAATTCGAGGGTTCCGTTGCGACACTCGTCGTCGACGACGACCTTACTGTCCATACTGTGGAAGTTGAGTGA
- a CDS encoding M23 family metallopeptidase → MDDSLTTYLAFFVGLLLSFFNPLALCQDMMQLLGSIVAIVRNRGSLPDPESYEQSGSYRLPVEGTWTVINGSPIKKYSHSWFPATQRYAHDFVITDEDGRTHPEGTDTNTANYYCYDQPVVAPADGTVVSVGDSDPELSRGGGFSHPFKRSIIGNHVAIRHAEGEYSNLVHLVPGSIEVEPGDHVKQGEQIGRCGHTGNSSEPHLHFQLQDHPTFEIAAGLPVKFENVDIEIPGTDVVETTDWSTPEDEDSGRYIHVGQRVTHNPDDRSHRNEVETKPSETSLDTSSNRAVAVGVFAKGISIGGILTVFAGAVVSSLSTVAVVLTGSAALAVAYWCGRRLLSDDPPSSSGLVIAVAVGLTALSWARPENSIRFRDLVRSLSEVECS, encoded by the coding sequence ATGGACGACAGCCTAACCACGTACCTCGCATTTTTTGTCGGACTCCTGCTTTCGTTTTTTAATCCTCTCGCGCTCTGTCAAGACATGATGCAACTGTTGGGGAGTATCGTCGCTATCGTTCGTAATCGCGGCTCTCTTCCGGACCCAGAGAGCTACGAACAGTCGGGTTCGTACCGGCTTCCCGTCGAGGGAACGTGGACGGTCATCAACGGAAGTCCGATCAAAAAATACTCGCACTCGTGGTTTCCGGCCACCCAGCGGTACGCCCACGACTTCGTGATTACGGACGAGGACGGACGAACGCACCCCGAAGGAACGGACACGAACACGGCCAACTACTACTGCTACGACCAACCGGTTGTTGCACCCGCCGACGGTACCGTTGTCAGCGTCGGCGACAGTGACCCCGAACTGTCGCGAGGCGGCGGATTCTCCCACCCGTTCAAGCGCAGTATCATCGGAAACCACGTCGCGATTCGCCACGCAGAAGGAGAATACAGCAATCTCGTCCACCTCGTTCCGGGGAGCATCGAGGTCGAACCAGGTGACCACGTCAAGCAGGGCGAACAGATTGGTCGGTGTGGTCACACCGGGAACTCCTCAGAACCACACCTGCACTTTCAGCTTCAAGACCACCCGACGTTCGAAATTGCCGCCGGACTCCCGGTCAAGTTCGAGAACGTCGACATCGAAATTCCCGGAACGGATGTCGTCGAAACCACCGACTGGAGCACCCCGGAAGACGAGGACAGCGGTCGGTACATTCACGTCGGCCAGCGGGTCACGCACAACCCGGACGATAGGTCACACCGCAACGAGGTAGAGACGAAACCGTCCGAGACATCGCTCGATACGAGTTCCAATCGCGCCGTCGCGGTTGGGGTGTTCGCCAAGGGTATCTCCATCGGCGGCATCCTCACCGTCTTCGCTGGGGCCGTCGTATCGTCGCTGTCGACTGTTGCAGTGGTGCTCACGGGGAGTGCTGCACTCGCCGTTGCGTACTGGTGCGGCCGCCGTCTCCTGAGCGATGACCCGCCGAGTTCAAGCGGTCTCGTCATAGCTGTTGCCGTGGGTCTCACAGCACTCTCGTGGGCGCGGCCGGAGAACTCGATACGGTTTCGGGATTTAGTTCGTTCTCTGTCGGAGGTGGAATGTTCGTGA
- a CDS encoding pyridoxamine 5'-phosphate oxidase family protein — MTDTSPIEMDEDERDEFLGNGGTGVISFSTPDDDAPHSVPVSYGYDATESTFYFRLALGGNKSDVIDRAVTFVTYSHEDDEWRSVVASGRLEEVSEESIATESLQGLERVHIPLVDIFGVPSRDVPFGFYRLTTEKLTSRKESKTMT; from the coding sequence ATGACCGACACCAGCCCAATCGAGATGGACGAGGATGAGCGGGACGAATTCCTCGGCAACGGCGGCACGGGCGTCATCTCGTTCTCAACGCCGGACGACGACGCTCCCCACTCGGTCCCTGTTTCGTACGGGTATGACGCGACCGAATCGACCTTTTACTTCCGCCTCGCCCTCGGAGGAAACAAGAGTGACGTCATTGACCGTGCTGTTACGTTTGTGACCTACAGCCACGAGGATGACGAGTGGCGGAGCGTCGTTGCCAGCGGACGGCTGGAAGAAGTCTCCGAGGAGTCCATTGCCACCGAAAGCCTTCAGGGACTCGAGAGAGTTCATATCCCACTCGTCGATATATTCGGTGTTCCTTCGCGAGATGTGCCGTTTGGATTCTACCGGCTTACGACCGAGAAACTAACCAGTCGGAAGGAATCGAAGACGATGACTTGA
- a CDS encoding DUF7115 domain-containing protein, whose translation MSQPEIVQSVLGEEDVVTRVHLGGEDELFVTPTRTLVYRAEGLLSDESVDEFSHGAERLSVSEGRRKAKISLDYGLDGSETFSLSAKRLDDALQPIVGGVLAAAGVTDEGESVIQTFRFSELTFAVTDARVVRHIGSAVWDEDYESYHYSDVSDLEFESGSVATTVVLTVDGRQERFKIPNEEARLVREKLAQALCEYHGVGSLEEFRVKMAEQAEAEAETEQERDNTDFGAGPDPLSANPGELSDEPANATRTENDEPTESPNRQPVEAASTAGSVSETQSVTSEPDNVADASDLGFEGSGFESATESDGNQADLAAEIESLREVVEAQNEQLHYQQELIEQLINELRRGR comes from the coding sequence ATGAGCCAACCGGAGATCGTCCAGTCCGTCCTTGGTGAGGAAGACGTGGTGACCCGCGTCCACCTCGGGGGCGAGGACGAACTGTTTGTAACTCCGACGCGGACGCTCGTCTATCGAGCCGAAGGTCTCCTTTCGGACGAGTCCGTCGACGAGTTTTCGCACGGTGCCGAGCGACTGTCCGTAAGCGAGGGTCGACGAAAGGCGAAAATCTCTCTCGACTACGGTCTCGACGGGAGTGAAACGTTCTCTCTCTCCGCGAAACGACTCGACGATGCACTGCAGCCTATCGTCGGCGGCGTGCTCGCGGCCGCTGGCGTGACAGACGAAGGCGAAAGCGTCATCCAGACGTTCCGTTTCAGCGAACTCACCTTCGCCGTCACCGACGCGCGTGTCGTCCGCCATATCGGGAGTGCAGTCTGGGACGAAGACTACGAATCGTACCACTACAGCGACGTCTCCGACCTGGAGTTCGAATCCGGGAGCGTCGCAACGACTGTCGTCCTCACCGTCGACGGCCGACAGGAACGATTCAAGATTCCGAACGAGGAGGCGCGACTCGTCCGCGAGAAACTCGCGCAGGCGTTGTGTGAGTACCACGGGGTCGGTAGTCTCGAAGAGTTCCGCGTCAAGATGGCCGAACAGGCTGAAGCCGAAGCGGAGACTGAACAGGAGCGGGACAACACGGACTTCGGCGCGGGTCCTGACCCGCTGAGTGCGAACCCCGGCGAGCTATCCGACGAGCCCGCCAACGCCACCCGAACGGAAAACGACGAGCCAACTGAATCACCCAACCGCCAACCCGTTGAAGCGGCGTCGACAGCCGGTTCCGTGTCTGAGACGCAGTCAGTCACGTCTGAACCGGACAACGTTGCCGACGCATCTGACCTCGGGTTCGAGGGGTCGGGCTTCGAGTCAGCCACGGAATCGGACGGAAACCAGGCCGACCTCGCCGCCGAAATCGAATCGCTCCGCGAGGTCGTCGAGGCACAGAACGAACAACTCCACTACCAGCAAGAACTCATCGAACAACTCATCAACGAACTGCGCCGCGGTCGATAA
- a CDS encoding DUF5830 family protein: MTEPEHSREERVELALDLLAHLEADELSLSEVVDRIETVTTDPTLTRDILDTAELRGIIERDGGRIRHQRGGTFVRFESQVVQREGDFDCRRCGASISTGHFVRFESGELGPFGSSCIRKVLGRE, translated from the coding sequence GTGACGGAACCGGAACACTCGCGCGAAGAACGCGTGGAACTCGCACTCGACCTGCTCGCCCACCTCGAAGCGGACGAGCTTTCGCTTTCGGAGGTCGTCGACCGCATCGAAACGGTCACGACCGACCCGACGCTCACACGAGACATTCTCGATACTGCGGAACTTCGCGGCATCATCGAGCGAGACGGCGGGCGCATCCGACATCAGCGCGGCGGGACGTTCGTCCGCTTCGAGAGTCAGGTCGTCCAACGCGAGGGCGACTTCGACTGTCGCCGTTGCGGGGCGTCAATTTCGACAGGTCACTTCGTTCGCTTCGAATCCGGAGAACTCGGGCCGTTCGGCTCGTCGTGTATCAGAAAAGTGCTCGGGCGAGAGTAA
- a CDS encoding TVP38/TMEM64 family protein produces MSRSRLAAGLALAAVLVGVLLASPETVVSRATWVAADPVRLVVVVSALALVRPLLAWPTTLLALIVGYGLGPVGLPFALTLIVLTSIPPYLFARRYRGSTRLADMGERTIAVTGSIRGVTASRLLPIPSDVVSVAAGVSNVSLAAFTLGTAVGELPWAIGGVVAGASVETLTTESFGAIVRPEFIALAAVAGVALLVPTVYRRYRVGTEA; encoded by the coding sequence GTGTCCCGTTCGCGTCTCGCTGCCGGTCTCGCACTGGCCGCCGTCCTCGTCGGTGTCCTCCTCGCCTCCCCGGAGACAGTTGTCTCCCGCGCGACGTGGGTCGCCGCAGACCCGGTTCGACTCGTCGTCGTTGTGAGCGCACTCGCGCTCGTTCGCCCGCTGCTTGCGTGGCCGACGACGCTCCTCGCGCTCATCGTCGGCTACGGACTCGGCCCCGTGGGGCTTCCGTTTGCACTCACACTCATCGTTCTCACGAGTATCCCGCCGTATCTCTTCGCGCGCCGCTACCGCGGGTCGACCAGACTGGCCGATATGGGCGAACGAACTATCGCCGTCACCGGTTCTATCCGAGGTGTGACGGCGAGCCGACTGCTTCCGATTCCGTCCGACGTGGTGTCAGTTGCGGCGGGCGTCTCGAACGTCAGTCTCGCCGCGTTCACTCTCGGCACTGCGGTCGGTGAACTCCCGTGGGCCATCGGGGGCGTCGTCGCCGGTGCGTCCGTCGAGACCCTCACGACTGAGTCGTTCGGGGCAATCGTTCGTCCGGAGTTTATCGCGCTCGCGGCGGTCGCGGGAGTTGCACTCCTGGTCCCGACAGTCTACCGCCGGTATCGGGTGGGAACCGAAGCGTAG
- the gpmI gene encoding 2,3-bisphosphoglycerate-independent phosphoglycerate mutase, with the protein MNAALIILDGWGLGDHDHRDAVKAADTPNFDRYRDTGAFGTLVVDGRRVGLPDGQMGNSEVGHLNIGAGRVVKQAYTRIGDSIEDGSFYENEAITAAYDHVEETGGRVHLMGLVSDGGVHSDQEHLHAFIELAAERGVEAVSHAFTDGRDTSPTGGEEYLSTLEAVADEQGTGHVATVSGRYYAMDRDQNWERTKRAYDAIVNREAEWTAETAVDAVTESYARDDTDEFVEPTLIDDAPALEDGDSVVFFNFRADRARQLVRMLCDIEPEWEFETTPPEILMTTMTQYDKTFDVSVAFPPEQPEDTLGEVLAEEGMTQMRMAESEKYPHVTYFLNGGREVEFDGEIRQIVESPDVPTYDLQPEMSAEELTDTAIDTIESDDPNVMVLNYANPDMVGHTGDYEAAIEAVEAVDEQLGRLVETVRDHGGHVCITADHGNADDMGTEDAPHTAHTFNPVPFVYLAAEDAEENAGASGETTDNETQKDTDEADADRPLSGGRTVRDGGSLCDIAPTLLELVTVDQPTAMTGESLLE; encoded by the coding sequence ATGAACGCAGCCCTCATTATCCTCGATGGCTGGGGTCTCGGCGACCACGACCACCGCGACGCGGTCAAAGCGGCGGACACGCCGAACTTCGACCGCTACCGCGACACCGGTGCCTTCGGGACGCTCGTCGTCGACGGCCGACGCGTCGGCCTGCCTGACGGCCAGATGGGCAACAGCGAAGTCGGCCACCTCAACATCGGGGCGGGCCGTGTCGTCAAGCAGGCGTACACCCGCATCGGCGACAGCATCGAAGACGGTTCGTTCTACGAAAACGAGGCTATCACGGCGGCTTACGACCACGTCGAAGAGACCGGCGGCCGCGTCCACCTCATGGGACTCGTCTCCGACGGCGGCGTCCACTCAGACCAGGAACACCTTCACGCATTCATCGAACTCGCCGCAGAGCGCGGCGTCGAAGCCGTCTCCCACGCCTTCACCGACGGCCGCGATACCAGTCCCACGGGCGGCGAGGAGTACCTCTCGACACTCGAAGCCGTCGCCGACGAACAGGGAACCGGCCACGTCGCTACTGTCTCCGGTCGGTACTACGCGATGGACCGCGACCAGAACTGGGAGCGCACCAAGCGCGCCTACGACGCCATCGTCAACCGCGAGGCCGAGTGGACTGCCGAGACGGCGGTCGACGCGGTCACGGAGTCGTACGCCCGCGACGACACGGACGAGTTCGTCGAACCGACGCTTATCGACGACGCGCCCGCGCTCGAAGACGGCGATTCGGTCGTCTTCTTCAACTTCCGCGCGGACCGCGCACGCCAACTCGTCCGGATGCTCTGCGACATCGAACCCGAATGGGAGTTCGAGACGACCCCGCCGGAGATTCTCATGACGACGATGACGCAGTACGACAAGACGTTCGACGTGTCAGTCGCCTTCCCGCCGGAGCAGCCCGAAGACACGCTCGGAGAGGTCCTCGCGGAAGAGGGGATGACGCAGATGCGCATGGCCGAATCCGAGAAGTACCCCCACGTCACGTACTTCCTCAACGGCGGCCGCGAGGTCGAATTCGACGGCGAAATCAGACAAATCGTCGAGAGTCCGGACGTACCGACCTACGACCTCCAACCCGAGATGTCCGCCGAGGAACTCACCGACACGGCCATCGACACCATCGAGTCCGACGACCCGAACGTGATGGTCCTCAACTACGCGAACCCCGACATGGTCGGCCACACCGGCGACTACGAGGCTGCTATCGAGGCCGTCGAAGCGGTCGACGAACAACTCGGCCGACTCGTCGAGACCGTCCGCGACCACGGCGGCCACGTCTGCATCACCGCCGACCACGGCAACGCCGACGACATGGGCACGGAAGACGCCCCCCACACGGCACACACGTTCAACCCGGTCCCGTTCGTCTACCTCGCGGCCGAGGACGCGGAGGAAAATGCAGGTGCGTCCGGTGAAACTACCGACAACGAAACCCAGAAGGACACCGACGAGGCGGACGCGGACCGACCGCTTTCCGGTGGTCGAACCGTCCGCGACGGCGGCTCACTCTGTGACATCGCGCCGACGCTCCTCGAACTCGTCACGGTCGACCAACCGACCGCGATGACCGGCGAGTCGCTGCTCGAATAG
- a CDS encoding DUF1405 domain-containing protein: MRLRDFDLDAAVDEWVEYYLGNGPSLVVFLVLNASAFLVGVSFYVHSDPSLADLPTFFYPLFGDSPAALALMTLSAATLLPNLGRRVADAPVNRPLAYLHTLAFVWLLKYGIWTVVALNLRPDLYVGFSGAALWDYWGIMLTHAGFLALAFLVPRYGATTKGALGFALALALVNDIFDYGFGYYPPLKYEAGLLLAAITVGLSFLSVVLAARSFDRLSRTSPERHNR, from the coding sequence ATGCGCCTGCGAGACTTCGACCTCGACGCGGCCGTCGACGAGTGGGTCGAGTACTACCTCGGAAACGGACCCAGCCTCGTCGTCTTTCTCGTTCTCAACGCCTCTGCGTTCCTCGTTGGGGTGAGTTTCTACGTCCACTCGGACCCTTCCCTCGCCGACCTGCCGACCTTCTTCTACCCGCTTTTCGGCGACTCGCCCGCGGCCCTCGCGTTGATGACGCTCTCGGCCGCGACGCTTCTTCCGAACCTCGGCCGCCGCGTGGCTGACGCCCCCGTGAACCGCCCGCTCGCGTACCTCCATACCCTCGCATTCGTCTGGTTGCTCAAGTACGGCATCTGGACGGTCGTCGCGCTCAATCTCCGACCCGACCTCTACGTCGGCTTTTCGGGGGCCGCACTCTGGGACTACTGGGGTATCATGCTCACCCACGCCGGGTTCCTCGCACTCGCCTTCCTCGTCCCGCGCTACGGTGCGACCACGAAGGGGGCACTTGGGTTCGCGCTCGCGCTCGCGCTCGTGAACGATATATTCGATTACGGCTTTGGATACTACCCGCCGCTGAAGTACGAAGCAGGGCTTTTGCTCGCGGCTATCACGGTCGGGCTTTCGTTTCTCTCGGTGGTTCTTGCGGCGCGCTCGTTCGACCGCCTCTCACGTACCTCCCCGGAACGGCATAATCGCTAA
- a CDS encoding ArsR/SmtB family transcription factor, with product MDSAVLLDLLGNENRRRILRLLSHKPCYVTEISEYLGVSPKAVIDHLRKLEDAGLIESRTDDQRRKYFHISRNLRLEVNVSPYGFGAKSAYPPSPSLDMAGRCPHVSLELENTETDDISDLARELGKLEELDNELSLAQRWIQGRLTEILDRINDRLGVDADSRFYAEILASLANGSQSVHGVAKDLNADPAVVDTALHHLAEGGLVARDGDGWRID from the coding sequence ATGGACTCCGCGGTACTGCTAGACCTACTCGGGAACGAAAACCGCCGCCGAATCCTGCGGTTGCTCTCGCACAAACCGTGCTACGTCACCGAGATTAGTGAGTACCTCGGCGTCAGCCCCAAGGCCGTCATCGACCACCTTCGGAAACTGGAGGATGCGGGACTCATCGAGTCCCGAACCGACGACCAACGACGAAAGTATTTCCACATCTCGCGGAACCTCAGACTCGAAGTGAACGTCTCACCGTACGGATTCGGCGCGAAGAGTGCCTACCCGCCGAGTCCGAGCCTCGACATGGCCGGCCGGTGTCCGCACGTGTCGCTCGAACTCGAAAACACCGAGACGGACGATATCTCCGACTTGGCGCGCGAACTCGGCAAACTCGAAGAACTCGACAACGAACTCTCACTGGCACAACGGTGGATTCAGGGTCGACTCACGGAGATACTCGACCGCATCAACGACAGACTCGGCGTCGACGCCGACAGTCGGTTCTACGCGGAGATTCTCGCCTCGCTCGCAAACGGGTCACAGTCGGTTCACGGTGTCGCAAAGGACCTGAACGCGGACCCCGCGGTCGTCGACACAGCGCTTCACCACCTCGCTGAGGGCGGATTGGTCGCTCGTGACGGCGACGGTTGGCGAATCGACTGA
- a CDS encoding PLDc N-terminal domain-containing protein, with translation MLSSIFLQSGGGGAFVLFFLIFLVTIGMVVWTYSDARKNSSHPAFLWAVVVFLAPLLGIVLYVLLGRNA, from the coding sequence ATGCTCTCCAGTATATTCCTCCAGTCAGGCGGTGGTGGTGCATTCGTACTGTTTTTTCTTATCTTCCTCGTCACGATTGGGATGGTCGTGTGGACGTACAGTGATGCACGGAAGAACAGTAGCCACCCGGCCTTCCTCTGGGCAGTTGTCGTCTTTCTCGCCCCGCTCCTCGGAATCGTGCTGTACGTCCTCCTCGGCCGGAACGCCTAA